The following coding sequences lie in one Tichowtungia aerotolerans genomic window:
- a CDS encoding alpha-ketoacid dehydrogenase subunit alpha/beta, which yields MPKNQVVCPKETRKPGKITFKPIPVMQYKPDYKEEVKKYGKARLVKMYYDMLMIREFETMLNQIKVQGSYEGMEYNHPGPAHLSIGQEAAAVGQAVNLDTDDYIFGSHRSHGEILAKCLSAVYQLEDEKLNSIMGDFLGGSTLSVIKDGSHEDVKDLAEDFVLYGTLSEIFARQTGFNKGLGGSMHAFFIPFGSMPNNALVGGSGDVSVGSALFKLINRKPGIVIANIGDASLGCGPVWEGFWMAAMDQYRELWDGEFGSPPVLFNIMNNQYGMGGQTRGETMGYDMVARIGAGINPEQMHAERVDGYNPLAVADATERQKKNLLAGKGPALLDVVTYRLSGHSPSDASSYRTKEEMELWESVDCVESFGEYLFSNKALTKKQMAAMKEKVVAKVSKAMKLAIDPAVSPYTDISLIEDVMYSNGKVEKFDDREPEVLEKMEDNARVKQLKRKERYAFDADGKPFSANKLYTYRDGIFEAMIHRFYTDPTMVAYGEENRDWGGAFACYRGLTEAIPYHRLFNSPISEGAIVGSACGYALSGGRVCVELMYCDFMGRAGDEIFNQISKWQSMSAGILKMPLVLRVSVGNKYGAQHSQDWSAMVNHIPGLKVYYPATTCDAKGMLNLALAGTDPVVFFESQKTYGIGEMFEKDGVPEGYYETPEGEPAVRIPGKDLTIITVGPVLYSGMKAVEELKEKYGLEAELIDLRFINPLNYDKLVESVKKTGRVVLASDAVERGSALHNIADNLTTLCFDYLDAPPVVIGAKNWISPAAEMEKDYYPQPSWMIDAIHQRILPLPGHVPTHNYTTGELLRITRKGV from the coding sequence ATGCCAAAAAATCAAGTAGTGTGTCCCAAGGAAACCCGCAAGCCGGGCAAGATCACCTTCAAGCCGATTCCGGTTATGCAGTACAAGCCGGACTACAAAGAAGAGGTGAAAAAATACGGGAAAGCACGTCTGGTCAAAATGTACTACGACATGCTGATGATCCGTGAGTTCGAAACCATGCTTAACCAGATCAAGGTGCAGGGTTCCTACGAAGGAATGGAATACAACCATCCCGGACCGGCCCATCTTTCAATTGGTCAGGAAGCCGCAGCGGTTGGTCAGGCGGTCAACCTCGATACCGACGACTACATCTTCGGTTCCCACCGTTCGCACGGTGAAATTCTCGCTAAATGTCTGTCCGCTGTTTATCAGCTGGAAGACGAAAAGCTGAACTCCATCATGGGAGATTTTCTCGGGGGGTCCACACTCAGCGTGATCAAAGACGGCTCCCACGAAGACGTCAAAGATCTGGCTGAAGACTTCGTTCTCTACGGAACGCTGTCTGAAATTTTTGCCCGTCAGACCGGTTTCAACAAAGGTCTCGGCGGTTCGATGCACGCCTTCTTCATCCCGTTCGGTTCCATGCCCAACAACGCACTCGTCGGCGGTTCCGGTGATGTGTCGGTCGGTTCGGCTCTCTTCAAACTGATCAACCGCAAACCCGGTATCGTGATCGCCAATATTGGTGATGCATCGCTCGGTTGCGGCCCGGTCTGGGAAGGTTTCTGGATGGCTGCCATGGACCAGTACCGTGAGTTGTGGGACGGCGAATTCGGTTCTCCTCCGGTTCTGTTCAACATCATGAACAACCAGTACGGAATGGGTGGTCAGACCCGCGGTGAAACCATGGGGTATGACATGGTTGCCCGTATCGGTGCCGGTATCAACCCGGAACAGATGCACGCAGAACGTGTTGACGGTTACAACCCGCTGGCGGTTGCTGATGCCACTGAGCGTCAGAAGAAAAACCTGCTCGCAGGTAAAGGTCCGGCACTGCTCGACGTCGTGACCTACCGTCTGTCCGGTCACTCTCCGTCCGACGCGTCCTCCTACCGCACCAAAGAGGAAATGGAACTGTGGGAAAGCGTAGACTGCGTAGAATCCTTCGGTGAATATCTGTTCAGCAACAAAGCGCTGACCAAAAAACAGATGGCTGCGATGAAAGAAAAAGTGGTCGCCAAAGTCAGCAAAGCCATGAAACTGGCGATTGACCCGGCGGTTTCTCCGTACACCGACATCAGCCTCATCGAAGACGTGATGTACTCTAACGGCAAAGTCGAAAAATTCGACGACCGCGAGCCGGAAGTGCTCGAGAAAATGGAAGATAATGCCCGCGTGAAACAGCTGAAGCGCAAAGAGCGCTATGCGTTTGATGCGGACGGAAAACCGTTCTCGGCCAACAAGCTCTATACCTACCGTGACGGTATCTTTGAAGCGATGATCCACCGCTTCTACACCGACCCGACCATGGTTGCCTACGGTGAAGAAAACCGCGACTGGGGTGGAGCTTTCGCCTGCTACCGCGGACTGACCGAAGCCATCCCGTACCATCGCCTGTTCAACAGCCCGATTTCCGAAGGCGCCATCGTCGGCTCCGCCTGCGGATACGCCCTGAGCGGCGGTCGCGTCTGCGTTGAGTTGATGTACTGCGACTTCATGGGCCGTGCCGGTGATGAAATCTTCAACCAGATTTCCAAATGGCAGTCCATGTCCGCCGGCATCCTGAAAATGCCGCTGGTTCTGCGTGTTTCCGTCGGTAACAAATACGGCGCGCAGCACTCTCAGGACTGGAGTGCCATGGTTAACCACATTCCGGGACTCAAAGTGTACTACCCGGCGACAACCTGCGATGCCAAAGGTATGCTCAACCTCGCGCTGGCAGGAACCGATCCGGTTGTCTTCTTCGAATCGCAGAAAACCTACGGAATCGGCGAAATGTTCGAAAAAGACGGCGTTCCGGAAGGATACTACGAAACACCGGAAGGCGAACCGGCTGTGCGCATCCCGGGTAAAGACCTGACCATCATCACTGTTGGTCCGGTTCTCTACAGCGGTATGAAAGCGGTTGAAGAGCTGAAAGAAAAGTACGGCCTCGAAGCCGAACTGATCGACCTGCGCTTCATCAACCCGCTCAACTACGACAAGCTGGTTGAGTCCGTGAAGAAAACCGGTCGTGTTGTTCTTGCCTCCGACGCGGTTGAACGCGGAAGCGCCCTGCACAACATCGCCGACAACCTCACCACGCTCTGCTTCGACTACCTCGATGCACCGCCGGTCGTTATCGGTGCCAAAAACTGGATCTCTCCGGCGGCGGAAATGGAAAAAGATTACTACCCGCAGCCGAGCTGGATGATCGACGCAATCCATCAGCGGATTCTTCCGCTGCCGGGTCATGTGCCGACACACAACTACACCACCGGTGAGCTGCTTCGCATCACCCGCAAAGGTGTGTAA
- a CDS encoding PHP domain-containing protein, with protein MQEINNHVHSTYSFSPYEPSEIPAKAKAAGLGTVGIMDHDSVSGCAEFLDAARETGIAATAGCEVRVNMDGTSVEGRKTNNPDEPNISYIALHGIPRSQFAAVEEFLKPVHDARICRDRKEVQTLNGILQERGAPTLDFNADVVSISKAEQGGSITERHILYALSLKLINAFGKGERLVGFVEERMQIPIPGKLKEMLLDLDNPHYAYDLLGVFKSTLVPEFFIPSGKDECLNVQDVVDFANSIGAIPAYAYLGDVGESPTGDKKAEKFEDDFLDELVAELKKIGFKAITYMPPRNTKEQMVRLQKLCKENELMEISGVDINSSRQSFNCPILLEPEFKHLADAAYALIAHEKLASEVPNLGIFHPENPNSFQTLEERIAFYADIGKRMDHTQPEKAVELI; from the coding sequence ATGCAGGAAATCAACAACCACGTTCATTCGACCTATTCGTTCAGTCCCTACGAACCTTCGGAAATCCCCGCCAAGGCCAAAGCGGCCGGGCTGGGAACCGTCGGTATTATGGATCACGATTCCGTCTCCGGCTGCGCCGAGTTTCTCGACGCTGCCCGGGAAACCGGAATCGCGGCCACCGCCGGCTGCGAAGTGCGCGTCAACATGGACGGCACCTCGGTCGAAGGTCGAAAAACCAACAACCCGGACGAGCCGAACATCAGCTACATTGCGTTGCACGGAATTCCGCGGTCTCAGTTTGCGGCCGTCGAAGAATTTTTGAAACCGGTTCATGATGCGCGAATTTGTCGCGATCGCAAGGAGGTTCAAACGCTCAATGGAATTCTTCAGGAGCGCGGCGCGCCGACGCTGGATTTCAATGCGGATGTCGTTTCCATCTCCAAAGCGGAGCAGGGCGGGTCCATTACGGAACGCCATATTCTCTATGCACTGTCCTTGAAGCTGATTAATGCATTTGGAAAAGGCGAGCGACTGGTCGGGTTTGTCGAGGAGCGGATGCAGATTCCAATTCCTGGAAAACTCAAGGAAATGCTGCTCGATCTCGACAATCCGCACTATGCATACGACCTGCTCGGCGTGTTTAAATCCACGCTGGTTCCGGAATTCTTCATTCCGTCGGGGAAAGACGAGTGCCTGAATGTTCAGGACGTGGTTGATTTCGCCAATTCCATCGGCGCGATTCCCGCCTACGCCTATCTCGGCGATGTCGGCGAATCTCCAACCGGCGATAAAAAGGCCGAAAAGTTTGAAGACGACTTTCTCGACGAACTCGTTGCCGAGCTGAAAAAAATCGGCTTCAAAGCCATCACCTACATGCCGCCGCGCAACACCAAAGAACAGATGGTTCGACTGCAGAAACTGTGCAAAGAAAACGAGCTGATGGAAATCAGCGGCGTAGACATCAACAGCTCTCGCCAGAGCTTCAACTGCCCGATTCTGCTCGAGCCGGAATTCAAACATTTAGCTGATGCCGCCTATGCGCTCATCGCCCATGAAAAGCTGGCGTCGGAAGTTCCAAACCTTGGAATTTTCCATCCGGAAAACCCGAACAGTTTCCAAACCCTGGAAGAACGCATTGCATTTTATGCAGACATTGGAAAACGCATGGATCACACCCAGCCCGAAAAGGCGGTCGAACTGATCTAA